A section of the Rhodopirellula halodulae genome encodes:
- a CDS encoding terminase gpA endonuclease subunit: MCKYDLLLFLQAYFPGSTGLGPFGQGQIEAITRLERAILHHGRFVNAMPRGFSKSTISELALLWAILYGHRSYGVILAATKDAADQAIHGMMTEVQENDLLFEDFPEACVPIRRLEGKPQRCNGQTFMGQKTHPKLNADQLVFPRIPGSLSSESVIQARVINSIRGLRHKRTSGAQIRPDFVILDDIQTDSLAVSPTQVEKLKQTIAKSVARLGGHGTNLSMVMNCTVIAEGDLVDQLCSDKHPEWQSIRIKMVPKMPDRLDDLWLKDYARIRTNYDSDDILGQEKAWEAATEFYQKNRKAMDTGSEVGWRNIPLPEGEISPLQHAINVLVDDGEAAFLSECQNSPKKLVAAGIREIRPAEIKNRTNDFDRFVIPDGTTEVVFHCDVHNAVLFYSVAAIKANFTAQIVDYGTFPEQPHNNFTLYTVRNQMRDVLGVPTVEEAVKEGVKAVSEIICGRDWVTPNGESVPVGLGLYDVGYLPDQVAAGIRASEFKQILMGARGRFIELGRMAMTDYDTSRKRMLRCGPNPRRPRWYVPPESINGVHTITFDANYWKSVAAARLTQDRETPGEWSLFGNHRTDHGAYAEHLAAEEAIERSEKGQTGIVWKKKPNRDNHFWDSFVGCVVAASVKGVQLPGFAMPIKKVPVQKNPPQQKQQQQTTRSAPKGHRSFWVTAR, from the coding sequence ATGTGCAAATACGACCTCCTCCTCTTCCTGCAAGCCTACTTCCCAGGAAGCACCGGCCTTGGACCCTTCGGGCAAGGCCAGATCGAAGCGATTACTCGCCTAGAACGCGCCATCCTGCATCACGGACGCTTCGTCAATGCGATGCCCCGAGGATTCTCGAAGTCCACCATCTCAGAACTCGCCCTATTGTGGGCGATCCTATATGGGCACCGAAGTTATGGCGTCATCCTCGCTGCCACCAAAGACGCTGCGGACCAAGCTATTCACGGCATGATGACGGAGGTGCAGGAGAATGACCTCCTTTTCGAAGACTTCCCCGAGGCATGCGTCCCCATCCGAAGACTTGAGGGGAAACCGCAGCGATGCAACGGCCAGACCTTCATGGGCCAAAAGACCCATCCGAAGCTCAATGCGGACCAACTCGTCTTTCCGCGAATACCGGGATCGCTCAGCAGCGAGAGCGTCATCCAGGCACGGGTTATCAACTCAATCCGAGGCCTTCGCCATAAGCGGACATCTGGGGCTCAGATAAGGCCTGACTTCGTCATCTTGGACGACATCCAGACCGACTCGCTCGCTGTCAGTCCCACCCAAGTCGAGAAACTCAAGCAGACCATCGCCAAGAGTGTGGCAAGGCTTGGAGGCCACGGAACGAACCTCTCAATGGTGATGAACTGCACTGTCATCGCTGAGGGCGATCTGGTGGACCAATTATGTAGCGACAAGCATCCAGAGTGGCAGTCCATTCGGATCAAAATGGTCCCTAAAATGCCGGACCGCCTGGATGACCTTTGGCTCAAAGACTATGCGAGGATTCGCACCAACTACGATTCTGATGATATCCTCGGGCAGGAGAAGGCCTGGGAAGCCGCCACCGAATTCTACCAAAAGAATCGGAAGGCGATGGATACGGGCTCCGAGGTCGGCTGGCGGAATATTCCACTGCCTGAGGGCGAGATATCGCCGCTTCAACATGCCATCAATGTTCTCGTCGACGATGGAGAGGCGGCTTTCCTTTCAGAATGCCAGAACAGCCCGAAGAAACTTGTCGCCGCTGGGATTCGGGAGATACGGCCTGCCGAGATTAAGAACAGGACGAATGATTTCGATCGTTTCGTCATCCCTGACGGCACGACGGAGGTTGTCTTTCACTGCGACGTTCACAATGCGGTTCTGTTCTATAGCGTCGCCGCCATCAAGGCGAATTTCACCGCACAGATTGTGGACTACGGCACATTCCCAGAACAGCCGCATAACAATTTCACGCTGTATACGGTGAGAAACCAAATGAGGGACGTTCTCGGCGTCCCCACTGTGGAAGAGGCGGTGAAGGAGGGCGTGAAGGCGGTTTCCGAGATTATTTGCGGGCGAGATTGGGTGACGCCGAATGGCGAGAGCGTGCCGGTCGGCCTCGGACTCTATGACGTCGGCTATTTGCCGGATCAGGTGGCTGCAGGGATTCGCGCGTCCGAGTTCAAGCAGATTTTGATGGGAGCCAGAGGTCGCTTCATTGAGCTAGGCCGAATGGCGATGACTGATTACGACACGAGCAGGAAGCGAATGCTCCGTTGCGGTCCGAATCCCAGGCGTCCGCGATGGTATGTCCCACCTGAATCGATCAATGGTGTGCATACGATCACCTTCGATGCGAACTATTGGAAGAGCGTGGCGGCGGCGAGACTCACCCAGGACAGAGAGACTCCGGGGGAGTGGAGTCTTTTTGGAAACCATCGGACAGACCATGGAGCGTACGCCGAGCATTTGGCGGCTGAAGAGGCGATTGAAAGGTCTGAAAAGGGACAGACGGGAATCGTCTGGAAGAAAAAACCGAATCGGGATAACCATTTTTGGGATAGTTTCGTTGGCTGCGTTGTCGCCGCAAGCGTGAAGGGAGTTCAACTCCCAGGATTCGCGATGCCCATCAAGAAGGTTCCTGTTCAGAAGAATCCTCCGCAGCAGAAGCAACAGCAACAAACCACAAGATCTGCCCCCAAGGGGCATCGAAGTTTCTGGGTAACAGCTCGGTAA
- a CDS encoding capsid cement protein: MYNDNGTKTFEADAAIAQYARVILEADGKIVTAGIAQIGDGIAMREAFAAGDSIPVKLWNSAGTFKMIAGEAFAAGADLYTEVSGKVQDTAASTSFKFAKAFQAASSDGSIIECALLQAPGVSAES; this comes from the coding sequence ATGTACAACGATAACGGCACAAAAACTTTCGAAGCTGATGCGGCTATAGCGCAATATGCCAGGGTCATTCTGGAAGCTGATGGCAAAATCGTCACCGCAGGCATCGCCCAAATTGGTGATGGTATTGCGATGCGCGAAGCCTTCGCTGCTGGAGACTCCATCCCAGTGAAGCTTTGGAACAGTGCGGGCACTTTCAAAATGATTGCTGGCGAAGCCTTTGCTGCTGGCGCGGACCTCTACACGGAGGTATCGGGCAAGGTCCAGGATACTGCCGCTAGCACTTCGTTCAAGTTCGCCAAGGCCTTTCAGGCTGCTTCTAGCGATGGCTCGATCATTGAATGCGCTTTGCTTCAGGCTCCAGGCGTTTCCGCCGAGTCATAA
- a CDS encoding phage portal protein yields MTRRRNTISLLNAFNDAKADYDAAKENRYVPRLSGVDPAGSGHSYHIRNEREFLKIIERSRDLERNDLIIGSALKRLVANIVQDGFSLDPQTGDNGLDEDIKAKFQDWGSDPDQCHSEGELDFHTIERLTLLSILRDGDMIHLPLKSGALQCVEAHRLRTPTNTTRNVVHGVMMNKKAQRTEYWISKEDLGLRETLQRVTDVQRYPARDSQGNRAVFHCYLPDRFSQRRGISALAPVVIPAGIHGDLQFSALVKQQVASLIAIFREQAAGTEDLPFDTPLGPTTEVSEDGSIREIEGLAAGLDITGRPGQKLQGFSPNIPSPQYFEHVMMILRFIGANLDLPAAVMLLDPSDSNFSSWRGSIDQARIRFRQFQCDLRQKFHSPVYKWKMRQWLASDSALQRAAKRGGIEIFRHVWNPPSWAYIEPLTDAKADDWQQQALLNSPRRIQAARGRDYTTVASEIVEDNKLMLMKALEAAADLNRQFPEANITWREMLSLSQKDRLSFDSEPEPVAIAAQSGR; encoded by the coding sequence ATGACGCGCCGCCGAAATACGATCAGCCTTCTGAACGCCTTCAATGATGCGAAGGCCGACTACGACGCAGCCAAGGAGAATCGCTATGTCCCAAGGCTTTCCGGAGTAGATCCAGCTGGTTCAGGGCACTCCTACCACATCAGGAATGAGCGCGAATTCCTGAAGATCATCGAGCGTTCTCGGGATCTTGAGCGAAACGACCTAATCATCGGGTCCGCCCTGAAAAGGCTCGTAGCGAATATCGTCCAGGACGGATTCTCGCTGGACCCGCAGACCGGGGACAACGGGCTCGATGAGGACATTAAAGCCAAGTTCCAGGACTGGGGAAGTGACCCTGATCAGTGTCACTCCGAAGGCGAGCTGGATTTCCACACCATAGAAAGATTGACGCTCCTGAGCATCCTTCGCGATGGCGATATGATTCACCTCCCGTTGAAGTCCGGAGCCCTTCAATGCGTGGAAGCTCACCGCCTGAGGACGCCTACGAACACGACGCGGAATGTCGTACATGGGGTCATGATGAATAAGAAGGCTCAACGCACGGAATATTGGATCTCGAAAGAAGACCTCGGACTTCGTGAGACGCTTCAAAGGGTAACTGATGTTCAACGATATCCAGCAAGAGACTCCCAGGGGAATCGGGCGGTCTTTCATTGCTATCTGCCCGACAGGTTCTCGCAGCGAAGGGGAATCTCAGCCTTAGCCCCAGTCGTGATTCCAGCTGGTATCCACGGGGATCTCCAGTTCAGTGCATTGGTCAAGCAACAGGTGGCAAGCCTTATCGCGATTTTCCGTGAACAGGCTGCGGGCACCGAAGATTTGCCATTCGATACCCCACTTGGCCCGACGACGGAGGTTTCCGAGGACGGAAGCATAAGGGAGATCGAAGGATTGGCGGCTGGCCTGGATATCACGGGCAGACCTGGACAAAAGCTTCAGGGGTTCAGCCCAAACATTCCTTCGCCGCAGTATTTCGAGCACGTGATGATGATCTTGAGGTTCATTGGCGCGAACCTTGATCTTCCCGCAGCTGTGATGTTGCTTGATCCCTCGGACAGCAATTTCTCCTCATGGAGGGGCAGCATCGATCAGGCCCGGATTCGCTTCCGCCAGTTTCAATGCGATTTGCGGCAGAAATTCCACAGCCCCGTCTATAAGTGGAAGATGCGTCAATGGTTGGCGTCGGATTCAGCTCTACAGCGAGCGGCGAAGAGGGGCGGTATCGAGATTTTTAGGCATGTGTGGAATCCTCCATCCTGGGCCTATATCGAGCCTCTCACGGATGCGAAGGCGGATGATTGGCAACAGCAGGCTTTGCTGAATAGCCCCCGCCGAATTCAGGCTGCGAGGGGACGCGACTATACGACGGTCGCTTCCGAAATCGTCGAGGATAACAAGCTGATGCTCATGAAGGCTTTGGAGGCGGCTGCTGATCTGAATAGGCAGTTTCCTGAGGCCAACATCACTTGGCGCGAAATGCTTTCCCTGAGCCAGAAGGATCGTCTCTCGTTTGATTCGGAGCCGGAGCCTGTGGCGATAGCTGCACAGAGCGGGAGGTAA
- a CDS encoding phage tail tape measure protein, which yields MSGKDIQAGRAAISVWLNDKNVKGQLGKLSRRLRGFGAGLTKIGGALAASSAIALAPLVSLAAEAEETNSKFQTVFGEMAGATESWAKKFAGDVGRSENEMKKFLSSTQDLLVPMGFADKEAQGLSKEISALAVDLASFNNVADADALNDLQAALTGSGEVMKKYGVIVSETAVKQKLLEQGIDPKAATEQQKAYARWQLILAGTTAAQGDAIKTSGSFTNQMKRLKAQVIDVATNIGSQLIPVLTPVVKFAGDAAQGVKRWADQNPLLVRTLVMVIGGAGVLGGVLSTLGIAIVGVGAAVSAAITLFGTLSTIFTTVLLPYLAPIAIGIGLITAALGLIVAPIVLAMHKSGELAAMFGRLVETAKQTFAGIQAALSAGNWGLAIQILWAGAKVAFYDGLDSIILGVKNAMPSILTFWKDLFLGIVELAKRGLKTVWQIMKNPFSAAELASSFGKQVSQIQLSGEGGVISGARKKAQAELDALTAKAKRLAEEAKAAEGGGQAPEGITEAPETKEEAPVVQPPPNASEMQEKASPKVEDTSTDSLWEDGPELEAPDTDIDSLISEIEGQLEKDSEGREDSNDDGMKGLMDSIYSLKDEIALLDGDSDSLRKLSWEVPEEYRGVDSQKEPSFDPEQAKSSVETAGAFNAFSAIRLGTGHSQESRYQNRSLSLFERMVEESRSTNRKLDRLRTPSFGTR from the coding sequence ATGTCTGGAAAAGATATTCAAGCTGGGCGCGCGGCAATCAGCGTCTGGCTCAACGATAAGAACGTGAAGGGGCAGCTCGGGAAACTCTCCCGAAGACTTCGCGGATTCGGTGCCGGACTCACGAAAATTGGCGGAGCCCTCGCGGCCTCGTCAGCAATTGCCCTCGCTCCATTGGTTAGCCTCGCTGCCGAAGCGGAGGAGACGAACAGCAAATTCCAGACGGTCTTCGGTGAAATGGCAGGGGCTACCGAGTCTTGGGCTAAGAAATTCGCGGGAGATGTTGGTCGTTCTGAGAATGAGATGAAGAAATTCCTCTCATCGACTCAAGACCTCCTGGTTCCTATGGGGTTTGCCGACAAGGAGGCTCAAGGACTCTCGAAGGAAATCTCCGCTCTCGCTGTGGACCTCGCTTCGTTTAATAACGTCGCCGATGCAGATGCCCTGAACGATCTTCAGGCGGCTTTGACGGGGTCAGGCGAAGTCATGAAGAAATACGGCGTCATCGTTTCGGAGACGGCTGTTAAACAGAAACTACTTGAGCAGGGAATCGATCCGAAGGCGGCGACGGAGCAGCAGAAGGCGTATGCTCGTTGGCAATTGATTTTGGCGGGGACGACTGCCGCCCAGGGTGATGCCATCAAGACTTCGGGCAGCTTCACGAATCAGATGAAGCGTCTGAAGGCTCAGGTGATTGATGTCGCTACCAATATTGGCTCGCAGCTGATTCCCGTGCTAACTCCTGTCGTGAAATTCGCGGGGGATGCGGCTCAGGGCGTCAAGCGTTGGGCGGATCAGAATCCGTTGCTCGTCCGCACTCTAGTGATGGTGATTGGCGGAGCGGGCGTCCTGGGTGGCGTGCTTTCGACGTTGGGAATTGCGATCGTCGGAGTGGGGGCGGCTGTTTCTGCGGCTATCACTCTCTTCGGAACTTTGAGCACGATTTTCACGACGGTTTTGCTTCCGTATTTGGCTCCGATTGCAATTGGCATTGGCCTTATCACTGCGGCTCTCGGCCTGATTGTCGCACCGATTGTTTTGGCGATGCATAAGTCTGGGGAGTTGGCGGCGATGTTTGGTCGTCTGGTGGAGACGGCGAAGCAGACGTTTGCTGGGATTCAGGCGGCATTATCTGCGGGGAATTGGGGTCTGGCTATTCAGATCCTTTGGGCTGGCGCGAAGGTGGCGTTTTATGACGGCCTCGATTCGATCATTCTTGGCGTCAAGAATGCGATGCCTTCGATTTTGACTTTCTGGAAGGATTTGTTCCTGGGGATTGTGGAGCTGGCGAAGCGTGGTCTGAAGACGGTCTGGCAGATCATGAAGAATCCGTTTTCTGCGGCGGAGCTGGCGAGTAGCTTCGGAAAGCAGGTCTCACAGATCCAGCTATCGGGCGAGGGGGGAGTCATCAGTGGGGCGAGGAAGAAGGCTCAGGCGGAACTCGATGCTCTGACGGCGAAGGCCAAGCGTCTAGCAGAGGAGGCCAAGGCTGCCGAAGGGGGCGGGCAGGCTCCGGAAGGTATCACGGAGGCTCCAGAAACCAAGGAGGAGGCTCCTGTGGTCCAGCCGCCTCCGAACGCCTCGGAGATGCAAGAGAAAGCCTCTCCGAAGGTGGAGGACACTTCCACCGACAGCCTTTGGGAAGACGGCCCGGAATTGGAGGCTCCCGATACGGACATCGACTCCCTCATTTCAGAGATTGAGGGACAGCTGGAGAAGGACTCCGAAGGCAGGGAGGACTCCAACGACGACGGAATGAAAGGCCTTATGGATTCAATCTACAGCCTGAAGGACGAGATAGCCCTCCTGGATGGCGACTCTGATTCGCTCCGCAAACTCTCCTGGGAAGTCCCTGAGGAATATAGGGGAGTCGATTCGCAGAAGGAGCCGTCTTTTGATCCTGAGCAGGCGAAGTCTTCGGTTGAGACTGCGGGCGCGTTCAATGCATTCTCAGCGATTCGTCTTGGGACGGGGCATTCGCAAGAGTCTCGCTATCAGAATCGCTCCCTTTCTCTGTTCGAGAGGATGGTGGAGGAATCCCGTTCAACGAATCGGAAGTTGGATCGTCTCCGAACGCCTTCGTTTGGGACTCGCTAG
- a CDS encoding S49 family peptidase, whose amino-acid sequence MSDNFKTTEFTRKDLAGIPHLDQYAGIWLCEEATFSLLLSRIQSLDIAAHMASEVVAKTRSMGLDDAQSLIEVSGSTGILNLDGVLMKHASSVTGGTSTVLARRALKTLVTDDDIKSIVLKIESPGGTASGTQQLADDIASAAKRKRLVAHIEDLGASAAYWLASQAPEIRANSPAKVGSIGAYMVVTDSSGLAAKEGVKVHVVRAGEFKGMGIPGTEISTQQLEELQRQIEGTNSFFLDAVARGRGLSADAVKGLADGRTHFAAAAKDLGLIDGVQSFEETLAEVQGQNSFSTNRSRRMASENATASVADIKANCPGISSDKVLEFAEAGKTLDQCKNAWLQELATENAALSEANAELAKKLSDAEAKAEAAEAAATDSTLGVDPLEDSPRTSSASGSATEQFNALVSEKVAQGMTRGKATATVVRQDPNLHKAMLEEVNG is encoded by the coding sequence ATGAGCGACAACTTCAAAACGACAGAGTTTACCAGGAAGGATCTAGCCGGGATTCCGCACCTGGATCAGTACGCCGGTATTTGGCTATGCGAGGAGGCGACATTTTCGTTGCTTCTCAGCCGCATTCAGTCGCTGGACATCGCCGCCCATATGGCTTCGGAAGTCGTCGCAAAGACTCGAAGCATGGGCCTCGACGATGCTCAATCACTTATCGAAGTCAGTGGAAGCACGGGCATATTGAACCTCGACGGCGTTCTTATGAAGCATGCCTCTTCGGTTACAGGAGGCACTTCGACCGTCTTGGCTCGTCGCGCCTTGAAGACTCTTGTCACCGATGACGACATCAAATCAATCGTCCTGAAGATCGAAAGCCCTGGTGGCACTGCTTCGGGCACGCAACAGCTTGCGGATGACATCGCCTCGGCTGCCAAGCGGAAGCGTTTGGTTGCCCATATTGAGGATCTCGGGGCATCGGCGGCTTACTGGTTGGCGTCCCAGGCTCCCGAAATTCGGGCTAATAGTCCGGCGAAGGTGGGCAGCATCGGTGCTTATATGGTGGTCACGGATTCTTCGGGATTGGCTGCGAAGGAGGGCGTGAAGGTTCACGTTGTCCGTGCTGGTGAGTTCAAGGGCATGGGGATTCCTGGCACGGAGATTTCAACTCAGCAACTTGAAGAGTTGCAGCGACAGATTGAGGGAACGAATTCGTTCTTTCTGGATGCGGTAGCTAGGGGGCGTGGTCTTTCAGCTGATGCTGTGAAGGGCCTTGCTGACGGCAGGACTCATTTCGCCGCTGCGGCGAAGGATTTGGGGTTGATCGATGGCGTTCAATCTTTTGAAGAGACGTTGGCCGAAGTTCAGGGCCAGAATTCATTTTCTACTAATAGGAGCCGAAGAATGGCATCTGAAAACGCAACTGCGAGTGTTGCTGACATCAAGGCTAACTGCCCTGGTATTTCGAGCGACAAGGTTTTGGAATTCGCCGAAGCCGGAAAGACTTTGGACCAATGCAAGAACGCATGGCTTCAAGAATTGGCCACTGAGAATGCAGCCCTGTCCGAAGCGAACGCGGAGCTAGCGAAAAAGTTGAGCGATGCTGAAGCGAAGGCTGAGGCTGCCGAAGCTGCTGCGACCGATTCGACCTTGGGCGTTGACCCACTGGAGGATTCGCCTCGGACTTCGTCGGCGTCTGGTTCCGCTACTGAGCAGTTCAACGCTCTGGTTTCGGAGAAGGTCGCTCAGGGAATGACTCGGGGCAAGGCAACGGCCACGGTCGTTCGCCAAGATCCGAATTTGCATAAGGCGATGCTTGAGGAAGTCAACGGGTAA